The following are encoded in a window of Fretibacter rubidus genomic DNA:
- a CDS encoding 4Fe-4S dicluster domain-containing protein — translation MADTGLNGAQDAVERESMEYDVVIVGAGPAGLSAAIRLKQLGGDDISVVVLEKGSEVGAHILSGAVLDPIGLNMLIPDWKDKGAPVKTEVTSDKLLLLGPSGTLRVPNMVMPPLMHNHGNYIVSMANVCRWLAEQAESLGVEVFPGMSCSDLVYDDSGALKGVVAGEFGYNKDGSKGENYEPGMELHGKYVFLSEGARGSLSKKVMAKFDLEAHCQPQKFGLGMKEVWDIDPDKHDEGAVVHTAGWPLGWKAGGGSFLYHAENNQVFLGYIVDLNYKNPHMYPYAEFQRWKHHPEISELLEGGKRVAYGARVVTKGGYQSIPQVAFPGGALLGCSAGLVNLPRIKGNHNAMLSGIAAADAAHAALKDGRANDTLADYEHELRNGPVGQDLKPVRNVAPLNARFGPLMGGMMLGGPDMWAATIAKFNLFGTLGHKKDDAQSTEKASKHKVIDYPKPDGVISFDRLTNVSFTATNHSEDQPSHLKLKDASVPIDVNLPMFDEPAQRYCPAGVYEVLRDDDGSNPRFNINAQNCIHCKTCDLKDPSKNIVWTVPEGGGGPNYPNM, via the coding sequence ATGGCCGATACTGGATTAAATGGTGCACAAGACGCGGTAGAACGCGAAAGCATGGAATATGATGTTGTTATCGTGGGCGCTGGCCCTGCGGGTCTATCCGCAGCTATTCGCCTTAAGCAACTTGGCGGCGACGATATCAGCGTCGTCGTCTTGGAAAAAGGATCCGAGGTTGGCGCGCATATCCTCTCTGGCGCTGTGCTCGACCCAATTGGTTTGAATATGCTTATCCCGGATTGGAAAGACAAAGGCGCACCCGTTAAAACCGAAGTGACCTCGGATAAACTGTTGCTGCTCGGGCCAAGTGGGACGCTGCGGGTGCCCAATATGGTTATGCCGCCATTGATGCATAATCACGGAAATTATATTGTCTCTATGGCGAATGTTTGTCGCTGGCTGGCTGAACAGGCCGAAAGCCTTGGCGTCGAGGTTTTCCCGGGTATGTCATGCTCTGATCTGGTTTATGACGACAGCGGCGCGCTTAAAGGTGTGGTCGCCGGTGAATTTGGTTATAATAAAGACGGGTCTAAAGGCGAAAATTACGAGCCCGGTATGGAGCTTCACGGAAAATATGTGTTTCTATCCGAAGGCGCGCGCGGGTCGCTGTCCAAGAAAGTCATGGCGAAATTTGATCTAGAGGCGCATTGCCAGCCGCAAAAATTTGGCCTTGGCATGAAAGAGGTTTGGGATATTGACCCTGACAAACACGATGAAGGCGCGGTTGTGCATACGGCGGGCTGGCCCCTGGGTTGGAAAGCGGGCGGCGGGTCGTTCCTCTATCACGCGGAAAACAACCAAGTGTTCCTCGGCTATATCGTCGATTTGAATTATAAAAATCCGCACATGTATCCTTACGCAGAATTTCAGCGCTGGAAACATCATCCCGAAATCAGTGAGCTTTTAGAAGGCGGCAAACGCGTAGCGTATGGTGCTCGTGTTGTTACCAAAGGTGGCTATCAGTCTATTCCGCAAGTCGCGTTCCCGGGCGGTGCGCTGCTTGGCTGTTCAGCCGGGCTTGTGAACTTGCCGCGTATTAAAGGCAATCATAACGCCATGCTATCTGGCATTGCGGCGGCAGACGCCGCCCATGCCGCGTTAAAAGATGGTCGTGCCAATGATACACTGGCCGATTACGAGCATGAGCTTCGCAACGGCCCTGTGGGACAAGACCTAAAACCTGTGCGCAATGTTGCGCCGCTAAACGCGCGCTTTGGCCCGCTCATGGGCGGTATGATGCTGGGCGGTCCTGACATGTGGGCTGCGACAATCGCGAAATTTAATCTGTTTGGGACGTTGGGTCATAAAAAAGACGATGCCCAATCAACAGAAAAAGCGTCAAAGCACAAAGTCATTGATTACCCCAAACCCGACGGCGTCATCAGCTTTGACCGCTTAACCAATGTGTCATTTACCGCGACGAACCATTCAGAAGATCAGCCGAGCCATCTAAAGCTAAAAGATGCCTCTGTGCCGATTGATGTTAATTTACCCATGTTTGATGAACCCGCGCAGCGTTATTGCCCAGCAGGGGTGTATGAGGTTTTGCGTGATGATGACGGGTCAAACCCGCGTTTTAATATCAATGCGCAAAACTGTATTCATTGCAAAACATGTGATCTAAAAGACCCCAGCAAGAATATTGTTTGGACGGTTCCAGAAGGTGGCGGCGGGCCGAATTATCCGAACATGTAG
- a CDS encoding tetratricopeptide repeat protein: protein MSDYHVSKLAKLACLSLSALAVAACATPSQNYATTLTPEGKLFGDYLAGTYARYLSDAPAQSKYFGQAFAQKPTDLRLGRRAVVAAISAGDFDKAETIASQMTATGEKEALAETVLGAKALRAQDYTKALSYFEQPTADLTMSIMMKIMAGWAHHGLDDNNAAREVFKSLPGGSYFDRFGLLQLARLETTLGNYAAAREALALIEAQRADAVDLEFRLTRAEIDALDGKAQDALKSLQDYSDDNGTFETGPVPALIAALEAGEAPFAALSPKDHVARALTEVAYGFFAANRSYDNTELFLYMALSQDPNYDKGQLWLADILAAFDRDADALAYYDGIPTRSPYFVQAQMAKGYSFLRDDRDDEALATFKRLNDVAPSVITRDALGRIYLSKENYDAALPIYEALVASLSDHELAQDPSSLYLRGVCYERLDMWEKAVADFQRVLSYKPDDADTLNYLGYTWVDRGENLTEAFTMIRRAVALEPSSGAIVDSLGWAHYKLGQYAEAKEQLELAVTLSPSSATIIDHLGDVYYKLGRKTEARYQWERALEFDPTDKEIETINQKLQGGLGAVQAAP from the coding sequence ATGTCGGATTATCATGTTTCAAAATTGGCCAAGCTGGCGTGTCTATCGCTTAGCGCGCTTGCTGTTGCCGCTTGCGCTACGCCGAGCCAGAATTACGCGACAACGCTGACACCCGAGGGTAAATTATTTGGGGATTATCTGGCGGGCACATATGCGCGCTACTTGTCCGATGCGCCTGCACAGTCCAAATATTTTGGACAGGCTTTTGCGCAGAAACCAACAGATTTACGCTTGGGCCGGCGGGCTGTAGTGGCTGCGATTTCTGCGGGTGATTTTGATAAGGCTGAAACAATCGCCTCGCAGATGACTGCGACAGGGGAGAAAGAAGCACTGGCTGAAACAGTGCTGGGTGCAAAAGCGCTGCGCGCGCAAGACTATACCAAAGCGTTGAGCTATTTTGAGCAGCCTACGGCTGATTTGACCATGTCTATCATGATGAAAATCATGGCTGGTTGGGCGCATCACGGGCTAGACGATAATAACGCGGCGCGAGAGGTTTTCAAATCGCTGCCGGGTGGGTCCTATTTTGACCGTTTCGGATTGCTGCAACTCGCAAGGTTAGAGACGACCCTCGGGAATTATGCCGCTGCACGTGAAGCGCTGGCTCTGATTGAGGCGCAAAGGGCCGACGCTGTAGATCTGGAATTTCGCCTAACCCGCGCAGAGATTGATGCGCTGGACGGAAAAGCGCAAGATGCTTTGAAATCCCTGCAAGATTATTCTGACGATAACGGCACCTTTGAAACGGGCCCTGTACCCGCCTTGATTGCCGCCTTAGAGGCGGGCGAGGCTCCATTTGCAGCTTTGAGCCCTAAAGACCATGTTGCCCGCGCGCTGACAGAGGTGGCTTACGGATTCTTTGCCGCTAATCGCTCTTATGATAATACAGAATTATTTCTCTACATGGCGCTGTCCCAAGACCCTAATTATGACAAAGGACAATTATGGTTGGCTGATATTTTGGCGGCCTTTGACCGTGATGCAGATGCTCTGGCTTATTATGATGGCATTCCAACACGCTCGCCCTATTTCGTGCAAGCGCAAATGGCGAAGGGCTATTCTTTTTTGCGAGATGACAGAGACGATGAGGCGTTGGCGACGTTTAAGCGTCTAAATGATGTCGCGCCCAGCGTCATTACCCGTGACGCTTTGGGTCGTATTTATCTCTCTAAAGAAAATTATGATGCGGCCCTGCCAATTTATGAAGCGCTGGTCGCGAGCCTCTCAGATCATGAATTAGCCCAAGACCCGTCGTCGCTGTATTTGCGGGGCGTATGTTATGAACGGTTAGATATGTGGGAGAAGGCGGTAGCGGATTTCCAGCGTGTGCTGTCTTATAAACCTGATGATGCCGATACGCTGAATTATCTAGGCTATACATGGGTCGACCGCGGTGAAAATTTGACCGAGGCGTTCACCATGATCCGCCGCGCCGTTGCGCTGGAACCGAGCAGCGGTGCCATTGTCGATAGTCTTGGCTGGGCACATTATAAATTAGGGCAATACGCCGAGGCCAAAGAGCAGCTTGAATTGGCCGTGACGCTTTCGCCAAGCAGTGCAACGATTATCGACCATTTGGGTGATGTCTATTATAAATTGGGCCGCAAAACAGAGGCGCGTTATCAATGGGAACGTGCCCTAGAATTTGACCCCACGGATAAAGAGATAGAGACTATTAATCAAAAGCTGCAAGGCGGGCTCGGCGCTGTGCAAGCTGCGCCGTAA
- a CDS encoding 4-(cytidine 5'-diphospho)-2-C-methyl-D-erythritol kinase, producing MSVPIAKISTETARAKINLTLHIGRVIGDPSDPYYGYHPLDSLVVFADVGDRLRSEVSDVTSLHIDGPFGAGLEADERNLILKAYKAVALKADIPPLKFTLTKVLPVASGIGGGSADAAAALRILMRHAELSADEWQVIALSLGADVPVCVMSSTAHMSGIGGDLHGLTGLGSLQAVLVNPGVAVSTGAVFKAFDTGHPAWGEVRETPRPQLSRGDLLARAKDGRNDLQPPATAQQPLIQTVLEALSRQEGCALSRMSGSGATCFGLFSNAEMAKAAANAIAENHPDWWVVPTVLGEG from the coding sequence ATGTCCGTCCCTATTGCAAAAATCTCTACTGAAACCGCTAGAGCGAAGATTAATCTAACGCTGCATATTGGCCGCGTGATTGGCGACCCTTCTGATCCGTATTATGGTTATCATCCGCTTGATAGTCTTGTCGTCTTTGCTGATGTTGGCGACCGCTTGCGGTCGGAGGTATCTGATGTGACGTCGCTGCATATCGACGGGCCGTTCGGAGCAGGCCTAGAAGCGGATGAGCGTAACCTCATTTTAAAAGCCTATAAAGCTGTGGCGTTAAAGGCTGATATTCCGCCGCTTAAATTTACGCTGACCAAGGTCTTGCCTGTCGCGTCTGGCATAGGGGGCGGCAGTGCGGATGCCGCCGCCGCTTTGCGCATTTTAATGCGTCATGCAGAGCTATCGGCTGATGAATGGCAGGTTATTGCGCTGTCACTCGGGGCTGATGTGCCTGTGTGCGTGATGTCCAGCACGGCCCATATGAGCGGGATTGGTGGAGATTTACACGGCTTAACGGGTCTTGGATCGCTTCAGGCTGTCCTCGTCAATCCCGGTGTTGCAGTTTCCACGGGCGCGGTATTCAAGGCGTTTGATACAGGTCATCCAGCCTGGGGTGAGGTGCGCGAAACACCGCGCCCGCAATTAAGCAGAGGCGATTTACTAGCCCGTGCCAAAGACGGACGCAATGATTTGCAGCCCCCTGCGACCGCTCAGCAGCCGCTTATTCAAACGGTATTAGAGGCCTTGTCGAGGCAAGAGGGGTGCGCGCTTTCACGCATGTCAGGCTCTGGCGCGACGTGTTTTGGGCTTTTTTCAAATGCCGAAATGGCCAAAGCTGCGGCGAATGCGATTGCTGAAAACCACCCGGATTGGTGGGTCGTCCCAACAGTTTTGGGTGAAGGGTAA
- a CDS encoding glycosyltransferase family 4 protein, which translates to MDGLGSFVLLIFPSLVAGFTATIIALNMGLTDVSNARSSHSGTALTSGGVSIVAAFVAMMGVQYFMGPRGVFTPSYIGLIVLTLAIAALGLYDDLKGARSRPKLVFMVVVAICASVFLGPIKSFILPLLGVVTLPYIVGLAVSVLWIVVVMNAVNFIDGANGMLVGTMSVAAIGLLILTGGFTNSATYWALALLLGLICFAPFNLRHKAVIFAGDVGALTAGFIIAISSLWIMQNLQNVNIVFIMPLLILPILIDVFMTLIRRARAGENLMQAHNQHLFQRQIQAGASHLRVSFGYALASTLTTAVAILGIYQAWPTFEIFVIAVVNGVIIYIPLYRRAMAAISRAS; encoded by the coding sequence ATGGACGGTCTTGGGTCGTTTGTTTTATTGATTTTTCCATCGCTTGTGGCGGGGTTCACGGCCACTATTATCGCGCTGAATATGGGGCTAACTGATGTCTCCAACGCTCGGTCAAGCCATAGCGGCACAGCTTTAACGTCGGGCGGCGTTTCAATTGTTGCCGCCTTTGTCGCCATGATGGGCGTGCAATATTTTATGGGGCCGCGCGGTGTGTTCACGCCGTCTTATATCGGTTTGATTGTGCTGACGCTGGCGATTGCAGCGCTGGGGCTTTACGACGATCTAAAAGGCGCGCGGTCACGGCCAAAGCTAGTCTTTATGGTCGTGGTTGCTATCTGCGCCAGCGTGTTTCTTGGCCCGATAAAGAGCTTTATTTTACCGTTATTGGGGGTTGTGACGCTGCCTTACATCGTCGGTCTTGCGGTCAGTGTTTTGTGGATTGTTGTGGTCATGAATGCGGTGAATTTTATTGATGGGGCCAATGGTATGTTGGTGGGCACGATGAGCGTCGCCGCGATTGGGCTTCTTATCCTGACAGGCGGCTTTACCAACTCAGCAACCTATTGGGCTTTGGCGTTGCTGTTGGGACTAATTTGTTTTGCACCGTTTAATCTACGCCACAAAGCGGTGATATTTGCAGGGGATGTCGGGGCCTTAACAGCGGGTTTCATCATTGCCATCAGTAGTCTTTGGATCATGCAAAACCTGCAAAATGTGAATATAGTTTTCATCATGCCGCTACTGATATTACCGATCTTAATCGATGTTTTTATGACCTTGATACGGCGCGCGCGAGCGGGTGAAAATCTGATGCAGGCACATAACCAGCATTTATTCCAACGCCAAATACAAGCGGGAGCTAGCCATTTGCGGGTGAGCTTCGGCTATGCGCTCGCAAGCACACTCACAACCGCTGTTGCTATTTTAGGAATCTATCAAGCGTGGCCGACATTCGAAATTTTTGTCATTGCTGTGGTCAACGGGGTAATCATTTACATCCCGCTTTACCGCCGTGCCATGGCCGCAATCAGCCGCGCTAGCTGA